The proteins below come from a single Staphylococcus sp. MI 10-1553 genomic window:
- a CDS encoding citrate synthase, whose protein sequence is MAELMRGLEGVIATETKISSIIDSQLTYAGYDIDDLTENAQFEEIVFLLWKYRLPTKQELSELKEKLFEYMTLNPRMYSHFEEYTIDKVHPMTALRTSVSYLAHFDENADDNDEEALQERAIRIQAKIASLVASFARVREGKEPVKPDPSLSYAANFLYMLRGEKPTDVEVEGFNKALILHADHELNASAFTARCAVSSLSDMYSGVTAAVSSLKGPLHGGANERVIQMLTEIGSVDNVEDYLQKAFANKDKVMGFGHRVYKNGDPRAKYLKEMSQKITNETGQSELFDVSVKIAEIMKEEKGLLPNVDFYSATVYHSMGIDHDLFTPIFAVSRTSGWTAHILEQLRDNRIMRPRATYIGDVNRKYVPIEER, encoded by the coding sequence ATGGCAGAATTAATGAGAGGTTTAGAAGGGGTAATCGCAACTGAAACAAAAATCAGTTCAATTATCGATAGCCAACTCACATATGCGGGATACGATATCGATGATTTAACTGAAAATGCACAATTTGAAGAGATTGTTTTCTTATTGTGGAAATATCGATTACCGACGAAACAAGAATTATCTGAATTAAAAGAAAAATTATTTGAGTACATGACTTTAAATCCGAGAATGTATAGTCATTTTGAAGAATATACCATTGATAAAGTACATCCTATGACGGCGTTACGTACATCGGTTTCTTATTTAGCGCACTTTGATGAAAATGCCGATGATAACGATGAAGAAGCATTACAAGAGCGTGCGATTCGTATTCAAGCAAAAATCGCATCACTCGTCGCTTCGTTTGCAAGAGTAAGAGAAGGGAAAGAACCGGTTAAGCCTGATCCTTCTTTAAGCTATGCAGCGAATTTCTTATACATGCTTAGAGGGGAAAAACCGACTGATGTAGAGGTAGAAGGTTTTAATAAAGCATTGATTTTACATGCTGATCACGAATTAAATGCATCAGCGTTTACAGCGCGTTGTGCCGTGTCATCATTATCAGATATGTATTCAGGTGTCACAGCTGCAGTATCATCATTAAAAGGACCGTTACATGGTGGTGCAAACGAACGCGTAATCCAAATGTTGACTGAAATTGGTTCAGTGGACAACGTTGAAGACTACTTACAAAAAGCATTTGCAAATAAAGATAAAGTAATGGGCTTCGGTCACCGCGTTTATAAAAATGGTGATCCACGTGCGAAATACTTGAAAGAAATGAGCCAAAAAATCACTAACGAAACTGGACAAAGTGAATTGTTCGATGTTTCTGTTAAAATAGCAGAAATCATGAAAGAAGAAAAAGGATTATTGCCTAACGTTGACTTTTACAGTGCGACAGTTTATCACAGCATGGGCATTGATCATGATCTCTTTACACCAATTTTTGCAGTAAGTCGTACATCTGGTTGGACTGCGCACATTTTAGAACAATTAAGAGATAACAGAATTATGCGTCCTCGTGCAACATATATCGGTGATGTTAACCGTAAATATGTGCCAATTGAAGAGCGCTAA